The following DNA comes from Magnolia sinica isolate HGM2019 chromosome 18, MsV1, whole genome shotgun sequence.
TTTGCACATGTGAATTGCAGCTTATCTGGTTAACAATTTCTGGACATCTGCATTCAAACATGTAACATTTGCAATATGTTTTTGATGAATGGTTGGAATCAAAATTTAAGGTCctatttggttgccacttaaaaatgagttcgtctaattttagttaatagtaattTTGTATAGAATTttggtaaaattaaaaaataatcttgataacccatAATGTATATAAGTGtgtgtttggttgtaccaaatttcgtgatatttcatgattaatcaatctaattgggtgccaaatatcatgatatttcatgaaatttgatcCAACCAAATGCAGGCTAAACCATGATATTTAATACATAGTTACTGTCAATTAAAATAGCATTATCTcaattttaagtggcaaccaaacaaggcctaaaggtTTACTCCAAAGAAGTGTGTAGCAGAGAGCTTTTCCAGCTAAAGATTTGGAAAATTTGTAGGCTTTGGGATGATTCTGCTAGATCAGTTTCCGGAAATAACATAGGGCTTAGGGCGTAAGTTGTGATTGTTGAGTTTTAGGAATGCGTAAAGTCACTTTGATAGGTGATCGTAAGTCCTAACCATCCGATCTGTGCATTGTTGTTGAATCATGAATCTGAACTGTTATTCTTTCGTCGTTTTTCTTTTCTGCCCTCTGCtcatcagtttttaatggtcattcgttACTCTTTCTAGTGctatggaccacttgagatttggatattcttaatatTTTGGATCTAGTACTAAAATAagattttaaaacagatggacggcgtggatatacaaaaaatacatcaaggtgggccccataggttAGGATAatacccactaagttgttaccgGTAACAGACTAAACAGCTAAGCCGCTCCCGTGTTTAACAGCATGAAATTTCCTGATGACTCATTAACCGTACGTGTGGGATGTGTCTAAGGCAATCTAGGCCGTCCAAGTCACGACTCTGTTGTGGAAAGAGCATAGGCCAGAAACCACTGCAGATGTGATGATGctcaccatccattttttccgaTTGAACTTGTATATGTGACCAGTTAATTTTAGCCGTCTATTTAAGGACCAGATTGGACTTTTCGTGTTGCACTTGCAATCcaacgtggattgcgtactgagtaactcagtacgctatagattactgagtaaactgtggggcccaccctactgtacgtgtcttatccacaTCCATCCGCTATTTTCCAGCTCAatctagggcatgagcccaaaattaaagcatgtcCAAACCTCGAGTGACCACGGTGACAGTGGTAAATCgaaagcctaccgttgaaaacttgggcttacataagttttggatgaagctgatgtctgtgttttcgcttcatccatgcctgtgtgCCCTTATGAACAAATAAACATCCTTGTAGGtccgaggaaggtttcaacggtggacgtcactatcctcgctgttttttgtggtgtggtccacttgagctttgatatatgcttcaattttggggcatgccataaaatgagatgataaaccggatggaaggcatggataaggtaagacacatacatgacggtgggtcccacattttagCGTACTGAGACTCTGGGCTGTTTGTTAAGGCTGAAGTTTTGCGCTTAATCCGGAATTGGGAAAATGAGGAAGCAGGAAAGCACTGAATAGTTTTCCATCGAATTCTTTTTATAATAGGAGTCCGGTGAATGCGAAATGCAGTcggtgaatttttcattaaacaaaatttctTGCTTTCCAAATTACCCCCTTTAAAGTTACTATGGTTATATTTTTTCTTATGTATGTGttcatccattccatttatccatttttaaagatcattctagggtttggtacaaaaaatgagaggaatataaatctcaggtggaccacaccacaggaaaacagtagtgattggatatccaccgttaaaattctactaaggcccaatgtactgtttatttgacatccaatttgttgattaggtcatacagacctagatgaatggaaaaaacaaagatcatcttgatccaaaacttttatggcacccaaaaagtttttaatggtcgacgttcatttaaCAATgttttcctgcaatgtggtccacttgagattgggatatacttcatttttggtctcgtaccataaaatgatctaaaaagatagatggacggcatggatgaaacacatacatatggtgggcccacatatcccGGACCATCAgacattggccggtggcaggggattagccaatctgtttccgcggACGCGGACTGGATaccgagagtgagagagagagagagagagaatggcgaCAGGAGCGGGCGGAGGAAGCAGAGAAGGAACAGCGAAAGCAACGGTTTCCGATCAGATATCACAAGCTGTTCAATCCACTTCCAATCTTCTCCAACTCATGCAACGATCCTCTCCTTctcaggttctctctctctctctctctctcgttttctatTTCAATACGTTGAATCGAAACGCGCCCTTTGTTTTTCATTTCTCACTTTCAATTCACTTGTATACACATTAAATATCGGTTTCGATATATCATATCGGTCACCACTGAAACCGATGCCCATCGAGCTGATACGCCCAATCTAGGCTCCTAACCGTTCATATCAATGGTTATGATTTCATAATCAATGTGATCTTAGAGATATGCTCCGTCCACCATGTGTCCCGCAATTTGGGTGGTTCGGATGGGTATATTTGAATGCCACATGTGGGAAGGACAAGTCACTGACATCGTCCAAGTGGCGGTGAATTTACATGGTTGCAAATCAGCTCGCTTGATTTAGAGAAGAACTTCGATACTGTgggagagtgtgatggatgatatgctggCACTTAGATATTACTTAGGGGTGGAATGCCATGGAAAATAAAATGATTTCCACTGATTTTATATTTTCCTCTGATTGAGAAACTCAGAGAGGTAGAGAAATTGATTTCGTTTTCCTCTGATTGTCTCAAATAATTGAGTACTACCATTTCTAAAAAACCTGTTATATCAGATTTCCACGGCCGGTGGGGAATTTATTTGACTGTTGGAAGCGGAAGggcatttatttatctttttttagatttttccattTTGATTTGTCAATGCAAATGGCGGTGTGAAACATACATTGTGATATCCCACAATGCTGCTGTCATTTCCCAGAATTGAGGCTTCTGTTttgttttttcgttttttttttcttccacatTTTGGTTTCTCcctcttcaatcatcatcatcatctaagcctcatactaattaattggggtcagctacatgaatcctattctgccaccactctatcaagggccataactttaaacgatggaagttatggcataagtttgatgccgGCTGCTAATCTGACACAATCCTCTTTTATCTGGTCTTGGGACTTTCAATGAGAGCACTAAACTCCCAAGAGCGCAATGCAATTGACTATTACAtaagttgattacaatcaacatgTTCATAATCACATGTATCACTTGTTGGAATGGTTGGAAGTGTGCTAACCGAAAAGTATGGGTGCAGAGGGTGTTACATTATTAAAGCTAATGAATTCAGCGTTGTTTAGCAAATGACTATGGTGATTTGGAAGGGAAGATGAAGGATCGTGTAGCGGGGATCGTTATGTGCAAGTATGGGATGGAGGAAGGCAGGTCATATGCTAGGAGCTCATCTCTTTGCAGAGTGCTGCAGATACTATGGAGACAAATCATGGGAGTGAAGAGTTTGCTAGGGGGTGGCAAGCATTTTGTGTGATGGTGCTTGACTGAGATCTTGAGTCAGTGTTCCCTTGTCGTTAGTTGGTAGCAGACAAGGCCTACTCAGTTTCCCAGGCCTTCGGTGGATTGCGAAGGAGCCTGTTCTTCTTGGTTCTGTAGGGATCTTTCAAAAGAGGAAATTGCAGACTTCACAAATCTGATGGGTTGTGTTTGTTTAGCTTGAGTCAGTGTTCCCTTGTTGCTAGTCAGTAGCTGACAAGGGCTACTCGGTTTCCCAGGCCTTTGGTGCATTGCCAAGGAGCCTGGTCTCCTTGGTTCTGTAGGGATCTTTCAAGAGAGGAAATTGCGGACTTTAAATAGCTGTGGGAATTTTTCTGTTAAATCTTTCTACACAAGCTTAGGTGGTCCCCACAATGCCAATTTGCAGCTTTCTTTAGCTTTCATTTGGAGCATCCCTACCCCTTTGGGGTTGACTACTTTTGATTGGCTTGTTGTCGTTTGGAGAGCTAGAGTGCTTGATCACTTGAGGAGTATGAATTGGATAATCTCCAACATTTGTATCCTTTGCTTATGTGACAGTGAGTCCGTCCGTCACTTGTTTATGCATCATGATTTGCTTTGAGATTCAATTGGTGATACTTGGAAACATAGCTAGTTTTGTCTTGGCTTGTAGGGAGGTCTGGCAAGGAAAGAGAAAGGGGTCTCTttggagcattttttttttttggctagccTATAGGCCATTTAGAAAGATGGGAATGACGAGGTCCTTCAACACTTTCAGTTCGTGGCTGGACATTTTGATAGAGATTAGATACTGGAACTGGGGTATTTCCTGGGTGTTGGTTTTGAAAGTTTTCTCTGGTTGTAATCGCTCTTCATTTGTTACTTCGTGGGACCTGATTCAGCCCTCCTCTTTGGATGATCTGTCATCACTTTCAGTTCGTGGCTGGACATTTTGATAGAGATTAGATACTGGAACTGGGGTATTTCCTGGGTGTTGGTTTTGAAAGTTTTCTCTGGTTGTAATCGCTCTTCATTTGTTACTTCGTGGGACCTGATTCAGCCCTCCTCTTTGGATTATCTGTCATCATCCACCTTTATCTAGCATGTAGAGCCATTTCAGCTCCTTTTGTTCTTTTCTTCAGTAAAAGTTATGCTGCCATTAGGGAAAAAAAGGCTTATTTGATTATCCTagcattggattggtggacatttattggatggttaaattgaaaacatccaatggtcctatttcaacaaacaagtgtccatgaaccAGAGGTTAGGTAACCTCTTTACTTAACCAATCTGATTCTGGGACTGAGACTCAGCCCACAACTTCAAAAAGGAAAACTTCTTCCCAAGTGCCCTTCATCCTGTCCTTTTTTGCTTTAGGGTATGTTTTGAGATACCATGGGTGGAGTGGGTGTGTTGCATCTCCACCGAAAGTATTTGGTTTGTCTCAAATACCATTTGAAATGGACTGTTATTTTGGGTGTGCAAAATAGAGAAACAACAACTTACCATTAGTTTTTTCCTGCATTGTGCCAGACGTGCAGTTGGTTCAAAATGAAGTTGTTGCACCAACATATTCAACCAAAAGTCAATTTCTGGTACTTCCGTGCTCTGCTTTCGTTTTGAGACACGAAGAAATGGAAATGCCCAACATATGCATTCCAGAGAAGGATACACATCCTTGAGTTTCAAGTAAATGACGAAATGTGCATGCATCAGCCTATTTTGATGCACAGTGACAAATCTTGTTCTCGGCAGTTCCTTGGCCAGGAAATTTCtcaggaaattttcaaaatttgagatCTTTTCTCGGCTGTTCTTGTattgtatttttcttcttttttgttgttttgatcTTTTGTTCTTAGGTTAGTTTCCCTGTTGTTGTTTTTTGTtgtacttttcttcttttttgttgctTTGTTGTTCTTAGGTTAGTTTCCgtttttgttttgcttttctttttccaTGTTTTTAGTTGGCCTTGGGCCTTTAATAAAATTGCACCTTTCGATAAAATTTAttgaaaattaataaatttaaaattgatatatatatatatatatatatatatatatatatatatatatatatatatatatatatatatatatatatatatatatatatatataacacaaatTCCTTaaggttttatttgagttaatgttTCAAGATTGTAAAATTTGCCGATATTTTGTAAATCTTGCAATGGTATTGTTTATTGTATGTTTGCGATATTATCATGAGAATTTCAAAATCACTGATATTATCACGAGAATTTCAAAATCTCCACAATATTTGTCACACTAGTTTGATGCAGCCACCCTACATTTTGTATGTGAGTGCTCActgccatttttattttatttgcaggCCCTCCTTATAAAGCTTCCAAAGACCCTTTTGGACAAAGCCTCAACTATCAAGAACACAGGACAGGTATATATCTGGCTAACTATTCAATAGTGAGCATAAGGAATTCTGATATAATACCTCTCTTTCCTGATCCTGTCATCTCGGTGGCCTTTGAATCAGGCGATAGATGAAATGCCTCGCGTAATTTCTTCAGTGGATGCATACATGGAAAGCGGCTTGCAAAGGTGGGTTTTCTAGTTCCGTTTGGCAATCAGCCACACTCTTGGTTGCCGAGATGACCCGGGTACGCTTAGATTGCGAAAAGCTCCTCTAATTTACAAATGAAAAACAGCTTGGTTCTTTTTTTGAAGAGTCACGAAAATTAtattaaaaggaaagaaaacaagatacaaaacaaaacaagggaGTGGGCCGCTGAGATAGCGGACCGACTACACTCCAAGGAAAAGGAGATTACAACCCTTAAGCTTGTCTACGTTAGCAGCCCATTCTATAATAAGCTGCTTAACTCTGTGCACTAGGGACGCTGCTGAATTAGAATTATCTCTAAAACATCTGCCGTTTCTCTCTTCCCAAACAGTCCACCAAACAGCCAGAAAGGCTATTATCTAGATAGGGGATCTTTGGTTACCAAGACAAACACCATCCCACGCCTTCAAGAGTGTACCAGAAGAGTTCAGAAAACACAAGGAAATGCCAAAAGCAGATAAGATATGAGGCCAAATCTGGTTGATATGGGCAGTGCACAAACAAGTGATTGTTTGTTTCTTCTTCAGTCAAGCAACAAAGGCAAACCTTAGGGAGGATCATCCGATTCATCCCTCTCCTCTTTAGATTATCAACCGTAAGTTCTTTCCAACCAGCCATCCGAAGAAGACTATCTTAGGAGGAGCCGAATACTGGTAGATGTGATTAGTCATTGTTTCAACCACTTGAGTGGGGCTGATGTCTATGGATTTGTAAAAAGACTTGACAGAAAAAATGCCCGATTTGTCTGCCTTCCAGCTAATCTTATCTTCAGATAGAAGATCCAGCTTGCAGTTTGAAATGTGATGAAGAAGGGCCACGGACTCTGCTTTCTCCTCTGTCTGTATCAAGAAATGTATGATAGTAGAATGTTCTTTGGGTGACTGGATTATTGCACTTAATGCCAAATGCCAATTTGGTTCTAttccaataaaaaataaataaatccataaCTGAATATGTGTGATTATTATGCACTTTGGCATCTGCCATTACGTATGTAACAATGACATTTTCCTTTTTGTATGTATGTTTTGGAATATAAAATATCCTCCTGGGAATGCAAGAATCTGACTATTCTCATTTTATTAGTGTGACTAATCTCATATAATCATCCCTATGTaaatataatttatataattCTATTTATGTTGTTGTAGATCTTTCTACATCCCATGCTTTTGTGGACTAAATGTCTGTCTAAGAACCTATCCTTATATTACTACTATGACTTTATTGATGTGCCGGATCATTGGCCTTCTTTCATCATCATGTTTTTGTTCCAAACCACCTGCCAATGCCTAGGTTACACAGGCTATGAATTGTTTGGGCTTTTGAATCTTTCCTAGATTTACTAATGAGATGTTCTTTCCACTTTCCTATCCAACACTAGCATATGGCACATACCAAGCACCTATTTCCTCATCGATGAGCTGTTGGGTATCTGTTTAATTTGAAATGAGTGGAATTACATGATCATCTGAGGTTATGGATAGATATGCTATGATCCCCAGGTCCTTAGTTTGTACAAGTTGCATGGTTAGGTGGCCAGATTGTTGATCCAATGGATGCTAGTGGATGGTGACCATGCCCACAAATCTCCTGGGTGGGACAAGTTCCAACCCTTCCACATGTGGACTGCAAATGGGCAGTTCAGAAAAGAAATACAGCAACATTCCATATTCAACTTAAAAAATACTAAAGAATGGATGGCTGGGGTAGGATCTTCCCATCGAGAacatttttggggcatggtccatgtAGGGCTAGGGTCCTCACATCAACAGCCTGAACCTTTGAACCATGGGTTGCAATTGTAAAAACTGAAAACCTAATAATACGATGCATGTACCCAGCTTGATGGTAGTATAATGCCTGTTAAAAAGTAAATGGGTTCTGGTCTCTGAGTTCTTTTGCTTGGCTAATGCAAGTTTTGGTTCTTTCAGTGTTCCTCATCTAAAGACTGTAATCCAGTTGCTTTCTAACATGGAAAGCTGCCAGCTCAACTCTGCTTCTCAAGCACATCGACCTCCTGAGGTAGCCATTGGATCCATATCCTATTCTGCGAGTTCTTTCTTTATGCTGGCTAATTTCTCTCaggtattaaaaaataaaaataaaatctctaaGATTTGGGGTCCTTGGTtcactgatccagacc
Coding sequences within:
- the LOC131233211 gene encoding tobamovirus multiplication protein 2B isoform X2, whose product is MATGAGGGSREGTAKATVSDQISQAVQSTSNLLQLMQRSSPSQALLIKLPKTLLDKASTIKNTGQAIDEMPRVISSVDAYMESGLQSVPHLKTVIQLLSNMESCQLNSASQAHRPPEVAIGSISYSESELTNDNSEPPC
- the LOC131233211 gene encoding tobamovirus multiplication protein 2B isoform X1; this translates as MATGAGGGSREGTAKATVSDQISQAVQSTSNLLQLMQRSSPSQALLIKLPKTLLDKASTIKNTGQAIDEMPRVISSVDAYMESGLQRNLSLQMTTQSRLAEESLKWGNPSLQVGLREMGARGICRTITAIQCCYMLIPLET
- the LOC131233211 gene encoding tobamovirus multiplication protein 2B isoform X3, with the translated sequence MATGAGGGSREGTAKATVSDQISQAVQSTSNLLQLMQRSSPSQALLIKLPKTLLDKASTIKNTGQAIDEMPRVISSVDAYMESGLQSVPHLKTVIQLLSNMESCQLNSASQAHRPPEESELTNDNSEPPC